A region of the Scatophagus argus isolate fScaArg1 chromosome 14, fScaArg1.pri, whole genome shotgun sequence genome:
cTCAGCTTGTGAGAAAATCGTCTCTCTATGCtgcccctctctcctccctcttccagCCAGACAGGTGGCAAAGAACACGCCTAAGCGAGTGCCCGGCATCACCATGCATTCACCCTCAGCCTGCAGCTCCTCAAGCCAGGAGTTCTCACCAGGTGACCCACTCGAGTGCTTGACACTGGATCTTGCATTGACAAAAAATGTAAGTCACTGAAAGTTCAAGTGTGTTAAGGTCTGCCCTACTTTTCAGTAATCATATCTTTGTGTTAGaacatttaaaactgtttgCTGGTATTTTCAGTTGGTGTAGTACTTATAGTTAAAATCAGCTCTTTGAGATACATCTTGTGTGTTACATGTTTAGATTTGTTAAGTAATATActatttttgtgttattgtaaAGAAAATGACCTATTTTCATGACCTACCTTAAAATATAACTTGCATGCACTGCTGTAATGCATAATAACAGAATAAGAATCTTtgacttcctctctctttgtctctagGCTTCAGGTTCAGTCAGACTAATGACAATTCCTGAGCTTTGTGGACCTGGCAGTGATGACATGAGCCAGGGGTCACTTCTGGATGACCCCACTCAAAAGAAGCTCCTGGGCCAGAAAGCCACGCCGCCACCATCTCCACTCCTGTCAGAGTTACTGAAGAAAGGCAGTATTTTGGCTACAAATTCCAGACTGGTATGTGGAAGAGACTTACTGTAATATGCCAACGCTGCCAAGCTTTGTAATTATTATGTTTGATTCTGCAAGACATCCCATGTTTACTTCACCCATTTGTaggatttctgtgtgtttaggaAGTATGCAGTCCTTATGACTTCCATtctgttttgtggttttggtaGCTATGATTTGTTTTGCCAGTTGTAAACAGATTCAGTCGTTTCACATGAGACATTCTGCCAGTCGGCCTTTGGGACCAATGATGGGGTCTCTGAAGTTTTGTCCTTACCGATGTCCTCTTCGATGATTGCCAGGTTACCGTTAAATTGATGTTGACCCAAATGAAAGCAGGAATAAATTTTGTCTTCAAAAGATGAACTATCGTAACAGTGTTGGCTTCACTTAACTCCTCTTTTAGAATTTTGTGGGGTGAGTTGTTTCCCCGCGTAACTCACAGCAGTGACAGGTTATAAATATCCATTTAACTGCTGGTAAACTGCTGACACAGCTGGTGCTTGGCAGCGCTGCATTATTGTTCATTACTGTGGATGCTCACATCATTATCACCATAGATATCATTCTCAGTGTAAATGGCCCTTAAGGCTGTGTTACAAGCTCATTCATATTCTTATGAATAGCATATGGAGTGTTCTGCATATGCTCGGATGTTGTCCTGTTATTACTTTTATGTGTGGTCATATGTGCTCTGAAGCATACGCCTAACAAGGTTCCTGTTTTTGGAAGCAGGAGTTTTTTCTCTCTACCTTTAAAAGCCTTAACTGGCTGTACCACAGACACATTACGTTTGGTCGCGAAATGAATTTTGCTTGGTTTCTTGATAGTCGAAGTTGACATGaagaaatgtgaatgtgtatttTACATATCGCAAAATGTATTTggcatttgtttttatgaattCAAGGCTGTAATTGTGTTGGTTTCTGCCAAGTTTCGTATGTATATTATAGCTGAAGAGTTTCAGGCAAACTATGGGTTGCTGCTTGGTTGTTTTCTTGTACTTTTGACCTCTAAGGTGTATGTCAATGATGggtcctgtcctgtctgtttTCCCATTGCAGCTTAGGAGCCactgttcagtttgtgtctgaCCAATGTTCTTCGTGAGTGGTTGCTGCGCTGTCAACCGTGTGacttgtttcatgtttttatttatgtttccatCTAATGAAGCCCACTGTGCTCTATGAAATCCCAACATGTCAACAAGTTTTATCGTTTACTAGAACTTTGCCTTCTCGCATTCCTCTGGTAATCCTTCTGCACTGATATGCAGGGTGAAAactaaaatatataatataaagcATGTATAAACTGATGTATTGCACttctgaaatttatttttgataaaatgCATTATTGTGTGTAAATCAGCAATTGCATTTTTGAACACAGGCTGGAGCACAAATAATGATACTTGAGGTGCACTTAATATacaagaaaacagtaaaatgtttgacttgcttgtatgtgtttatgtccCAGATTGGGGAGGGTGATGTGGCCCCTGGTAATGTGACAGGAGCACATGACTTACAGCTGGCTCCGTCTGGTCAACCTCTCTCTCAGGCAACAGGTACACAGACGGTGCTGACAACAAATGTCTAATTGATTGCATAAGTTTTAATTCCAATCAAGACAAATCTtggcaccaaaacaaaaaataaaatccaggtGGTTGAATACTGAATATGGACTTTGCATATTTATTAATGGATGTTTTATATTAGTTAGTTTTACACCTTGAATCCTAaatggatgtttgttttctctatGAAAGTGCTACTGTTGTTAAAGCTATTTGCTTCGAGAAGCTGACTGCTTCTGTCGCTTTGTACGTTAAtgtgtatgattttttttttgcatggcAGGTTCCCCAATGTTGTCACGTCTCCTGGAAGCAGGTCCCACCCACTTTCATGCTCCTTTAGGTTTCATGGTCAGCGCAAACTCCGCCTCCAGTGTGCCACTCTCTGCCACTACTCCTGTTTCTGTTGACCCTACTGGCTCAGCAAGTACAGGTCTGTCCATTTTGACCCGCATCCCAAACAACCCACAGGCTAAGCCTTCTCGCATCCTTAATGCCACCTGAGTCATAACAAGAGAATTTTAAGGTCTCACTTCATTGGACATTTCAGATATGTAATGTTAAAGCTACATCTGTTAAAGGTTAAGGCAACAGGCGAAGGTTTATCACAATTAAAAACTAACAAgagttcagtttcattttggtTGAATTTTAGATGCAAACTAATGATGGAGCTTGAGCTAAGTAAGCTGTGTACAAATCgaaaattaattgttttaataactactactactactactataaaATTGTATCTTGAAAAAGAAGCACAGTTGAAAATCAGTTGTTGTCTGTTTGTAGAAATAGATATAATGGTGCTGCCTGTGTCCTCTGGatgcctgcctgtctctgcaGAGGACAGGGTGTCAGAGCTCAGTGAGGAGGATGTGACTGCATCCTACATGGGAGATGAGCTGGACCTGAAGACTGTGGGGGACATCATCGCCATCATTGAGGACAAGGTGCCAAAATCAACGAGTTGCATATAAATTAGATATTGTGCAGCACTTGAGATCAAGTGTGATAAATTGACaatattatctttttatttataacTTAAAACATCTATAAAGCCTTCTTGAGGttttaaggaaaaataaattcctTGAAATTGTGGGTCTTTTCATTTTGGTCATTAATGTCGTGAGTTATATCAACACTTTACTCACTGACATCACTGCTCAGATTTAGGAAGATTATGGACTATCAAAAAAACTCAATTATTATCGATTCATATCTCCTCTTCTACAGGCAGACGAGACCGCAGAGGCTTTGGATGCAGCTGCAGTCGAGGCTGCTCTATCGCTGTGTGAGGAGAACGGTCATGCTTTGTCTGGTGCCTGGGAGACTGGGCCTTTCCCACCCCATGAGTCTCACCCCACAGCGCCCACAGGGGTCCCTCAGTCCGTACAGTCTTCGTCTCTTCACAGTAGCCGGGAGGGTAAGACAGAAGTGTTGGAAGTTCAGGGGGGGACCACGgtttcactctcctctctgtgcaACAGTCAGGATAACTGTCTCGAAGCATTCCCCGTGGGACTGAGGGGCCTTCCTCCCACTTCCTCATCCTCATGCAGCTCAAATAGTTTGGAGCAGTGCCACAATGGAGTACCTTCATTGCCTGAGGTAATGAGAATGGAGACTGGAGAGATGGTCACCATCAAATGTGAGAGCGAGACGTGGGCACAGAAAAGACCTGATAAACCCCAGAGAAGTATGCACACCTATGAATAAATACTAAATTATTCACTTGCTTCACGACATGCAGTTTGCATCCAACTATGCATTTTTTATAACAATTTCCCTCTTATTATTCATTTCTACTATCTTGGCAGACTCAGTATTAGAAGATAGCCCACTGACAGAGAAGCATCCTAAGGTATAGCACCTAATGAGGATAGAGCAAACATGATCCTTGTAAATGCCCTACTGAAATGCAAAGTGCATGGCTCCACAGTTATCTTGCAGTCACTCTCCGTCTGTCTTTACAGGAGATGAAAACGGAAGATGGAAATGTTGTACGAGGACAGAATGCCTCAGGGACTAAAGTGTTCGCCGAGGTCAATCGGCCAGTGGATGCgtgtggagaagaagagggtgaTGGGACAGATGAGTTCTTGTCAGAACCAGATGGGGACATGGATCTAGGACCTGTGGCCAGTGAGAGCGAGGATGGTTACAGCCTCCACACGGCTTCCTCATCTCTGCAGCTCAACACGATCACAGACTCCATCCCCAGCAGCCCTGCCTCATCGCAGTTGTGAGTTCAGCCACATGCAGCATATAAAGTGTGAACTGTGAGAGATGAAATTGCATCGTAGCTTATGACTAACAACATGAATTTCACACTGTGTAGTGCTGCAAGTCAGGTTTTGCTTGATTTTACTTTTCCTTATGACCTTTCTGTTTGCACTGCCTTCTTCCTTATGTACCATGactctgcagttctgtgtgcAGTGAGGACCTGGAAGCACTACAGGCTCACAAGATCTGGAAGAAAGCCATTATGTTGGTGTGGCgtgcagcagccaatcacaggtCAGAATATGACTTTTATAAATAACATTAGCCGCTAATGCTCAGATTTTGATagatttctatttttaatttactgtactgtttctTTGCTGAGACATATGATTTATGTGAACCTGTTGTAGGTATGCAAATGTATTTCTGCAGCCAGTAACAGATGACATAGCACCTGGGTACCACAGTATCGTGCACAGGTAAGCACGGGAAATATTTGCTGTGGTcatattttgtgtctgtttttagtttcagtGGTTTTTACAGTGTTTACTTGTCATATTTCTGGTGCAGATAAAAAATCTAACAAAACGTTTTTGCTCGATGGAATTGAACATTCAGTAATCAAGAGGCCCCAGCAGCTCATTAAATGACACAGACTTGACTGACTTTTGATCACTCTAGCCCCTTTTTGCTCTTCACTCCTTCAGGCCCATGGACCTGGCCACCATAAAAAAGAACATTGAGACCGGCTTCATACGGACCACCGCTGAGTTCCAGAGGGACATCATGCTCATGTTTCAGAACGCGGTCATGTACAACAGCCTGGATCACGACGTGTACCACATGGCTCTTGAGATGCAGCGTGACGTCCTGGAGCAGATCCAGCAGTTTCTAGCCACCCAGCTTATCATGGAGACATCAGAGGCTGGTATCAGCGCCAAGAGCCTGAGGGGCCGTGAGAGCACACGCAAACAGGACTCTACTGACAAGGTGCTTCACTAGAATTTTGACAAAAGCTGAGAGTACAGCAGAAGAGACAAGGGTGAGACAACAGGCTGACTTAAAGAAGACTTCAAGAGTGAAAAATGATGCTAAAGTAGATCTGCGTGCCATTTTCCGTAGCATGATATTAGTCCTTAGAATGATATCCTTTAAGGTAGCCACTGGTTTCCCATGCCACCAAAGTCAACTTGTAGAAACTTGAAACACACTTGTAAAAAGACTATACATTGTTCACTGTTGTCATTACTGCATGTATCACAAACAAATGGTTGACCGGAAGTACAAAAACATATGTTTTGGAAAATTGTTCTAAttatttgtaataaaaatatgGCTTATTAATGTCAGAAGGGTGATTTGTACTAGATGTATGGAAGTACAGAAACCCTAACCATACATTTTAGCTATATTACCATACCACATGTCATGTAcctttaacaaaacaaaataagtctGATGTaatattctgattttttttacacattttctaAGTTGTCCTGAAGGAGGCCCTGCACCAGTTTTTCCACTTAGCTCGTATTGCTaagttgtttttcatatttgttcCTTTGTTATGTAGACTTAAGATTATTGTAAAAACTTGGTGACAAGAATATATGTTTGTAGTACGTGTTGTATATGTTGTGCGATTGCAGTGCAGCCAGGAAGTGAATAGTATCTTTCTTGGCATCATATTGCTTCATCTTGAGACTTTAAATGCGTTTTTGTGTCTCAGTGCTGATATGTaccattttcctctttcaggACTCTGTCTCCATGTCCTCTCCTgccttccttctttctctttttgtaagTACCTTCTCTTTATTGCttgtctgaaaaaaacaaagaactcATTCAGCTGAAATATGTAAGTCATGCATGACTGGAGCATCTTGAAGAACAACTCGCCCGTCAAGTCAAACACAGGTGTCAGTTCAGCCACATGCTGAATGTGGTGAAagtttcatttcttcctctttttcactATAGGATGGTGGCACCAGGGGGCGCCGTTGTGCCATAGAAGCTGACCTCAAGATGAAGAAATGAACGTGCAGTATGAATTTGATCCGAAAGTCGCCCTGTGTTGAACTAAAAGGTGTGCTACAACAAGACTGTGCTTATTCTGTGTCATTTGCACAGATTATCACCCTGCATACTGCAGCATAACCTTTACTTGCACACTACATTAAATGGGTGTGTTGGGGAGAAGCTTGTTTCTTCTGAGACAGCCATGTAGACATGGATTACATACTGCATAATCCCGGATTACAATGGGGCATTCAGAAAGACTAGGTCAAACCTTTCCTAGACGTAGTTGCAGATCTGTAAGACTTAGCCTGATCTGAATTACACCAGATTGTAGAGATGAAGATAAAAGTTACTCCTAACCTACAAATGGACTGAAATTAAGACTGCAGAGGGCCTGGTTGAACTTCAGATTAGTGTGGTTGATTTTGAGAAATATACAGTATTGGTGGTAATATGTAAAACCAGGGGCCGAGGACTCTGATTATCCTAAAATTTCTGAATTTCAAACACCTTTTCATTGCATATATAAAAATCAGTTGAGCGCTTTTTTAAGTTCTTTAATTTTGCAAACCTTCAGATCATTTTTGCAAATGGTTGTATTGTTTGTGATGAGTTGATTATGTCTATGCTACACTTCCTGTGAAACACTACCCACATGCATATTCCGagtcattttctgtatttttgagAAAACATCACATTATTGAACCGTTTTCTGGACGtttaaacaataaaaccacATAAAGAGCCCCCCAACCCCACTATGATGATCTTGAATTTGCACATTTGCtccaaagaacaacaaaaaaacaccatgGTGGCATGCTGTGGCTGTTATTTGCTCTGTATGGAGATTTTCTCAGGAATGGGTTTAAACATCAGTGACCACATGGcacaaaactgttaaaaagtTACACATTACAAGAGAAATACAtcaccactgctgtgtttcatagCGAGGTCTACTCACAAAGCTCATACCAATGATTATcacgttttttttgttttttttttttttgcatttggctTTTGCTTAGTCATGTTCAGTGTTATGAAATTGGCCTGATCAATAAAAGTTATTCATAGCGGTTATTGAACCAAACCCACTCTATTCCCAGCATGCCACCTGATAATGCCATGTTGTCTGTGTAGTCAACTGCCACTTTTCCTGTGCAATACATTCTGCTcatattttcattatgattACTTCCACTGATTTTGctaagaaaaggaaaacagaaggTTTTGTTCTACTTCAGTTAAATCCAGACATGTATTAGTATTAGATGTATTAGTTTGACAGCTCAAAGTGCTGGCACAAAGAAAGCGTAAGGTAGTATCTCTAGTAATATCTAGCCTGTGAAATAAGTCTGTTATCCTAGAATTGGTCAGATCACATGCACAGAAGCATGAAAGCCATGCTTTATTTGCTGGCAAATTAAATGA
Encoded here:
- the brd8a gene encoding bromodomain-containing protein 8 isoform X2 is translated as MGCRDDRKMANGLAKHKLLVIGPTEPWSVREKLCLATSVMKSGDQNWVSVSRAIKPFAESGRPPDWFSQKHCASKYSELLETTEVPKRKRGEKGEVVETAEDVIVRRLTADRIDELKKLIKETQEKHRKLKREAELIQAGHLDSKLEELWQEILRKKKMEEEEAELKRKNTEAAYQARQVAKNTPKRVPGITMHSPSACSSSSQEFSPGDPLECLTLDLALTKNASGSVRLMTIPELCGPGSDDMSQGSLLDDPTQKKLLGQKATPPPSPLLSELLKKGSILATNSRLIGEGDVAPGNVTGAHDLQLAPSGQPLSQATGSPMLSRLLEAGPTHFHAPLGFMVSANSASSVPLSATTPVSVDPTGSASTEIDIMVLPVSSGCLPVSAEDRVSELSEEDVTASYMGDELDLKTVGDIIAIIEDKADETAEALDAAAVEAALSLCEENGHALSGAWETGPFPPHESHPTAPTGVPQSVQSSSLHSSREGKTEVLEVQGGTTVSLSSLCNSQDNCLEAFPVGLRGLPPTSSSSCSSNSLEQCHNGVPSLPEVMRMETGEMVTIKCESETWAQKRPDKPQRNSVLEDSPLTEKHPKEMKTEDGNVVRGQNASGTKVFAEVNRPVDACGEEEGDGTDEFLSEPDGDMDLGPVASESEDGYSLHTASSSLQLNTITDSIPSSPASSQFEDLEALQAHKIWKKAIMLVWRAAANHRYANVFLQPVTDDIAPGYHSIVHRPMDLATIKKNIETGFIRTTAEFQRDIMLMFQNAVMYNSLDHDVYHMALEMQRDVLEQIQQFLATQLIMETSEAGISAKSLRGRESTRKQDSTDKDSVSMSSPAFLLSLFDGGTRGRRCAIEADLKMKK
- the brd8a gene encoding bromodomain-containing protein 8 isoform X1, translated to MGCRDDRKMANGLAKHKLLVIGPTEPWSVREKLCLATSVMKSGDQNWVSVSRAIKPFAESGRPPDWFSQKHCASKYSELLETTEVPKRKRGEKGEVVETAEDVIVRRLTADRIDELKKLIKETQEKHRKLKREAELIQAGHLDSKLEELWQEILRKKKMEEEEAELKRKNTEAAYQARQVAKNTPKRVPGITMHSPSACSSSSQEFSPGDPLECLTLDLALTKNASGSVRLMTIPELCGPGSDDMSQGSLLDDPTQKKLLGQKATPPPSPLLSELLKKGSILATNSRLIGEGDVAPGNVTGAHDLQLAPSGQPLSQATGSPMLSRLLEAGPTHFHAPLGFMVSANSASSVPLSATTPVSVDPTGSASTEIDIMVLPVSSGCLPVSAEDRVSELSEEDVTASYMGDELDLKTVGDIIAIIEDKADETAEALDAAAVEAALSLCEENGHALSGAWETGPFPPHESHPTAPTGVPQSVQSSSLHSSREGKTEVLEVQGGTTVSLSSLCNSQDNCLEAFPVGLRGLPPTSSSSCSSNSLEQCHNGVPSLPEVMRMETGEMVTIKCESETWAQKRPDKPQRNSVLEDSPLTEKHPKEMKTEDGNVVRGQNASGTKVFAEVNRPVDACGEEEGDGTDEFLSEPDGDMDLGPVASESEDGYSLHTASSSLQLNTITDSIPSSPASSQFSVCSEDLEALQAHKIWKKAIMLVWRAAANHRYANVFLQPVTDDIAPGYHSIVHRPMDLATIKKNIETGFIRTTAEFQRDIMLMFQNAVMYNSLDHDVYHMALEMQRDVLEQIQQFLATQLIMETSEAGISAKSLRGRESTRKQDSTDKDSVSMSSPAFLLSLFDGGTRGRRCAIEADLKMKK
- the brd8a gene encoding bromodomain-containing protein 8 isoform X4 gives rise to the protein MKSGDQNWVSVSRAIKPFAESGRPPDWFSQKHCASKYSELLETTEVPKRKRGEKGEVVETAEDVIVRRLTADRIDELKKLIKETQEKHRKLKREAELIQAGHLDSKLEELWQEILRKKKMEEEEAELKRKNTEAAYQARQVAKNTPKRVPGITMHSPSACSSSSQEFSPGDPLECLTLDLALTKNASGSVRLMTIPELCGPGSDDMSQGSLLDDPTQKKLLGQKATPPPSPLLSELLKKGSILATNSRLIGEGDVAPGNVTGAHDLQLAPSGQPLSQATGSPMLSRLLEAGPTHFHAPLGFMVSANSASSVPLSATTPVSVDPTGSASTEIDIMVLPVSSGCLPVSAEDRVSELSEEDVTASYMGDELDLKTVGDIIAIIEDKADETAEALDAAAVEAALSLCEENGHALSGAWETGPFPPHESHPTAPTGVPQSVQSSSLHSSREGKTEVLEVQGGTTVSLSSLCNSQDNCLEAFPVGLRGLPPTSSSSCSSNSLEQCHNGVPSLPEVMRMETGEMVTIKCESETWAQKRPDKPQRNSVLEDSPLTEKHPKEMKTEDGNVVRGQNASGTKVFAEVNRPVDACGEEEGDGTDEFLSEPDGDMDLGPVASESEDGYSLHTASSSLQLNTITDSIPSSPASSQFSVCSEDLEALQAHKIWKKAIMLVWRAAANHRYANVFLQPVTDDIAPGYHSIVHRPMDLATIKKNIETGFIRTTAEFQRDIMLMFQNAVMYNSLDHDVYHMALEMQRDVLEQIQQFLATQLIMETSEAGISAKSLRGRESTRKQDSTDKDSVSMSSPAFLLSLFDGGTRGRRCAIEADLKMKK
- the brd8a gene encoding bromodomain-containing protein 8 isoform X3; translation: MGCRDDRKMANGLAKHKLLVIGPTEPWSVREKLCLATSVMKSGDQNWVSVSRAIKPFAESGRPPDWFSQKHCASKYSELLETTEVPKRKRGEKGEVVETAEDVIVRRLTADRIDELKKLIKETQEKHRKLKREAELIQAGHLDSKLEELWQEILRKKKMEEEEAELKRKNTEAAYQARQVAKNTPKRVPGITMHSPSACSSSSQEFSPGDPLECLTLDLALTKNASGSVRLMTIPELCGPGSDDMSQGSLLDDPTQKKLLGQKATPPPSPLLSELLKKGSILATNSRLIGEGDVAPGNVTGAHDLQLAPSGQPLSQATGSPMLSRLLEAGPTHFHAPLGFMVSANSASSVPLSATTPVSVDPTGSASTEDRVSELSEEDVTASYMGDELDLKTVGDIIAIIEDKADETAEALDAAAVEAALSLCEENGHALSGAWETGPFPPHESHPTAPTGVPQSVQSSSLHSSREGKTEVLEVQGGTTVSLSSLCNSQDNCLEAFPVGLRGLPPTSSSSCSSNSLEQCHNGVPSLPEVMRMETGEMVTIKCESETWAQKRPDKPQRNSVLEDSPLTEKHPKEMKTEDGNVVRGQNASGTKVFAEVNRPVDACGEEEGDGTDEFLSEPDGDMDLGPVASESEDGYSLHTASSSLQLNTITDSIPSSPASSQFSVCSEDLEALQAHKIWKKAIMLVWRAAANHRYANVFLQPVTDDIAPGYHSIVHRPMDLATIKKNIETGFIRTTAEFQRDIMLMFQNAVMYNSLDHDVYHMALEMQRDVLEQIQQFLATQLIMETSEAGISAKSLRGRESTRKQDSTDKDSVSMSSPAFLLSLFDGGTRGRRCAIEADLKMKK
- the brd8a gene encoding bromodomain-containing protein 8 isoform X5 — translated: MARDSAEKENGRGGSRVEKKKHRGCLSRQVAKNTPKRVPGITMHSPSACSSSSQEFSPGDPLECLTLDLALTKNASGSVRLMTIPELCGPGSDDMSQGSLLDDPTQKKLLGQKATPPPSPLLSELLKKGSILATNSRLIGEGDVAPGNVTGAHDLQLAPSGQPLSQATGSPMLSRLLEAGPTHFHAPLGFMVSANSASSVPLSATTPVSVDPTGSASTEIDIMVLPVSSGCLPVSAEDRVSELSEEDVTASYMGDELDLKTVGDIIAIIEDKADETAEALDAAAVEAALSLCEENGHALSGAWETGPFPPHESHPTAPTGVPQSVQSSSLHSSREGKTEVLEVQGGTTVSLSSLCNSQDNCLEAFPVGLRGLPPTSSSSCSSNSLEQCHNGVPSLPEVMRMETGEMVTIKCESETWAQKRPDKPQRNSVLEDSPLTEKHPKEMKTEDGNVVRGQNASGTKVFAEVNRPVDACGEEEGDGTDEFLSEPDGDMDLGPVASESEDGYSLHTASSSLQLNTITDSIPSSPASSQFSVCSEDLEALQAHKIWKKAIMLVWRAAANHRYANVFLQPVTDDIAPGYHSIVHRPMDLATIKKNIETGFIRTTAEFQRDIMLMFQNAVMYNSLDHDVYHMALEMQRDVLEQIQQFLATQLIMETSEAGISAKSLRGRESTRKQDSTDKDSVSMSSPAFLLSLFDGGTRGRRCAIEADLKMKK